One Prodigiosinella aquatilis DNA window includes the following coding sequences:
- the hybG gene encoding hydrogenase maturation factor HybG — MCLGVPGKVISVGEDIHQPAWVDVCGVQRAVNIALVCEGEPSTLVGQWVLVHVGFAMSLLDEQEAQDTLEALQSMQAVGLELDEVRQTGAIYAVR, encoded by the coding sequence ATGTGCTTAGGTGTCCCCGGTAAAGTGATCTCGGTAGGTGAAGATATTCATCAGCCTGCCTGGGTGGATGTGTGTGGCGTACAGCGTGCGGTGAATATCGCGTTGGTGTGTGAAGGTGAACCTTCTACGTTGGTAGGGCAGTGGGTGCTGGTACATGTCGGTTTCGCTATGAGCTTGCTGGATGAACAGGAGGCTCAGGATACGTTGGAGGCTTTGCAGTCAATGCAGGCTGTCGGACTGGAACTGGATGAAGTACGGCAAACGGGAGCCATTTATGCAGTACGTTGA
- the hypF gene encoding carbamoyltransferase HypF gives MSLNHNGIEIRVKGKVQGVGFRPYVWQLAHRLQLCGNVSNDSAGVLIHLYPASAADTFLVMLQAECPPLAYIDSVKHQSYYWSAIPTEFVIEHSGAGQMDTQVVPDAATCDACQQELHDPANRRYHYPFINCTHCGPRFTIIRKMPYDRPYTAMAAFPLCPDCLHEYQNPANRRFHAQPNACPTCGPHVWLSDGQSTLTTDDDAIVQVAQALLAGKIVAVKGLGGFHLACDATNPRSVALLRQRKHRPAKPLAVMLPDEQWLVRCTTTDDIPAALRLLKSPAAPIVLLPLRKSGPLAVDIAPALDDAGLMLPANPLQHVLLKQVGCPLVMTSGNASGKPPALSNQQALSDLAGIADHWLLHDRDIVQRADDSVVRMHGRHAEMLRRARGYVPDALPLPPGFDSQPSLLAMGADLKNTFCLLRGNHAIVSQHLGDLADSDIEQQYQQAIALFKDIYRFTPQAIAVDAHPGYLSHQRGKQQALQQQIPCIEVLHHHAHLVACMAEHQRPRDAGPVIGLALDGIGYGDHGQWWGGECLLVDYAHCRSLGGLPAVALPGGDLAARQPWRNLLAQWLKFVPDWADLSEAAVIPAASVPLLTKAIERGLNAPLASSAGRLFDAVATATGFPSATQSWEGEAACWLEALARQHQQAKPPVTMPVLENTLDLATFWRQWLAYRAAPADKAYAFHVALAQGLAALVQRAAAQVQVDTVVLSGGVMHNRLLVQLLRQSLSEFEVLQPSRLPAGDGGLSLGQALIAAGRLSS, from the coding sequence ATGTCATTAAACCACAACGGCATTGAAATCCGCGTAAAAGGTAAAGTGCAAGGGGTGGGGTTTCGCCCTTATGTCTGGCAGCTTGCCCACCGTCTGCAACTGTGCGGTAACGTCAGTAATGATAGTGCCGGCGTGCTGATTCATCTCTATCCTGCGTCGGCGGCAGACACGTTTTTAGTGATGTTACAGGCGGAATGCCCGCCGCTGGCCTATATCGACAGCGTGAAGCATCAGTCTTATTACTGGTCGGCTATTCCCACCGAGTTTGTGATAGAACACAGCGGTGCCGGGCAGATGGACACCCAGGTAGTGCCGGATGCCGCCACCTGCGATGCCTGCCAGCAGGAACTGCATGATCCTGCCAACCGTCGTTATCACTACCCGTTTATCAATTGCACCCACTGTGGCCCACGTTTTACCATCATCCGCAAAATGCCTTATGACCGTCCCTATACCGCGATGGCTGCATTTCCACTCTGCCCGGATTGTTTGCATGAATATCAGAATCCGGCTAATCGCCGCTTTCATGCCCAGCCGAACGCTTGTCCGACGTGTGGGCCACATGTGTGGTTGAGTGATGGTCAGTCAACACTGACAACGGACGATGATGCTATTGTTCAGGTCGCGCAGGCATTGCTGGCCGGGAAGATTGTGGCGGTAAAAGGGTTGGGCGGATTCCACCTGGCGTGTGATGCCACCAATCCGCGGTCGGTGGCATTATTACGGCAGCGTAAACACCGGCCAGCAAAACCGCTGGCTGTTATGCTGCCTGATGAACAGTGGCTGGTGCGTTGCACGACGACGGATGATATCCCGGCGGCATTACGGTTACTGAAAAGTCCGGCCGCCCCGATTGTCCTGCTGCCACTGCGTAAATCGGGGCCGCTGGCAGTGGATATCGCCCCTGCGCTGGACGACGCCGGGTTGATGCTGCCCGCTAATCCGCTACAGCATGTGTTACTGAAGCAGGTAGGATGCCCGTTGGTGATGACGTCCGGCAATGCCAGTGGTAAACCGCCGGCATTGAGTAACCAGCAGGCACTATCCGATTTGGCGGGTATTGCCGATCACTGGCTGTTGCATGATCGTGACATCGTTCAGCGGGCGGATGATTCAGTGGTGAGGATGCACGGGCGTCATGCTGAAATGCTGCGACGCGCACGAGGTTATGTACCGGACGCCTTACCGCTGCCACCGGGTTTTGACTCGCAACCGTCGCTGTTGGCGATGGGCGCTGATCTGAAAAACACGTTCTGTCTGCTGCGAGGGAATCACGCTATTGTCAGTCAGCATCTGGGCGATCTGGCAGACAGTGATATCGAACAGCAGTACCAGCAGGCGATCGCTTTGTTTAAGGATATTTACCGGTTTACGCCACAGGCAATCGCCGTTGATGCTCATCCCGGTTATCTCAGTCATCAGCGGGGAAAACAGCAGGCGTTACAACAACAGATTCCGTGTATTGAGGTGCTGCACCACCATGCTCATCTTGTGGCTTGTATGGCGGAGCATCAACGCCCGCGTGATGCCGGGCCGGTCATCGGCCTGGCGCTGGATGGTATCGGTTATGGCGACCACGGTCAGTGGTGGGGAGGCGAATGTTTGCTGGTGGATTATGCACATTGCCGGTCCTTGGGCGGATTGCCGGCGGTGGCCCTGCCCGGCGGTGATCTGGCAGCCCGCCAGCCATGGCGTAACTTGCTGGCGCAGTGGTTGAAGTTTGTACCTGACTGGGCTGATTTGTCTGAGGCCGCCGTTATTCCGGCGGCCTCGGTACCGTTACTGACGAAAGCGATCGAGCGAGGTCTTAATGCGCCGTTGGCATCCTCTGCCGGACGGCTATTTGACGCGGTGGCTACCGCGACCGGTTTTCCTTCCGCGACCCAGAGTTGGGAGGGCGAAGCGGCCTGTTGGCTGGAGGCGCTGGCCCGACAACATCAGCAGGCGAAGCCGCCGGTTACGATGCCTGTGCTGGAAAACACGCTGGATCTGGCTACTTTCTGGCGGCAGTGGCTGGCGTATCGTGCTGCCCCGGCCGACAAGGCGTATGCGTTTCATGTGGCGTTGGCACAGGGGCTGGCAGCGCTGGTTCAGCGAGCTGCGGCACAGGTTCAGGTCGACACGGTGGTGCTTTCCGGCGGCGTGATGCACAATCGGCTATTGGTACAGTTACTTCGACAATCGCTGTCTGAGTTTGAGGTATTGCAGCCCAGCCGCTTGCCCGCCGGTGATGGCGGTTTGTCGTTGGGGCAGGCGCTGATTGCTGCTGGTCGCCTCTCGTCTTGA
- the agp gene encoding bifunctional glucose-1-phosphatase/inositol phosphatase, with the protein MKKNIIPMFTLSTLALILPLSVQSAEPAQPPASYQLQQVLIFSRHGIRAPLVGYGDILAESTPHHWPKWKTEGGLLTPKGAKVEALSAQYTHEWLSHYGVLPAKGCPPEGEVFVYANSLPRTIDTAKSFVQGGFPGCAITVYHQDNVGTMDPTFNPIITANVTDDFKNKALDSINQHAGPGGVDGINQRLQNNYQVLQQVMDYRHSKICMEKKTCTLATQSNVVILAQNKEPGISGPLRMGTGAADGFMLQYYEGYPKHEVAWGKISDKKQWRQLEEIKNLYHETLFGSPAVAQNAAAPLLTFISAILNGTPSDNKLAATAQKAKVTVLVGHDSNIASLLAAMKTAPYQLPNQYESTPISGKIVFQRWHDEKTNQDLMKIEYVYQSTEQIRNATPLSLKKPAQRVTLHIDGCNTDANGFCPMSDFKTAIAHDLQGQ; encoded by the coding sequence ATGAAGAAAAATATAATCCCCATGTTTACCCTCAGTACCCTGGCGCTGATTCTACCGTTATCGGTACAGTCAGCTGAACCGGCTCAACCACCGGCCAGCTATCAGTTGCAACAGGTGTTGATTTTCAGCCGTCACGGCATCCGGGCGCCACTGGTGGGATATGGTGACATTCTGGCTGAATCGACGCCCCATCATTGGCCAAAATGGAAAACCGAAGGCGGATTATTGACACCCAAAGGGGCAAAGGTAGAAGCGCTATCTGCTCAATATACGCATGAATGGCTCAGTCACTACGGCGTTCTGCCAGCGAAAGGTTGCCCGCCGGAAGGCGAGGTATTCGTGTATGCCAACAGCCTGCCACGGACGATTGATACGGCCAAAAGTTTTGTGCAAGGTGGATTTCCTGGCTGTGCAATAACCGTCTACCATCAGGACAACGTAGGCACTATGGACCCTACCTTCAATCCGATCATTACCGCCAACGTTACCGATGATTTTAAGAACAAGGCGCTTGATTCCATCAACCAACATGCTGGCCCCGGCGGCGTCGATGGAATTAACCAACGACTGCAAAACAATTATCAGGTGCTGCAACAGGTGATGGATTATCGACACTCTAAAATCTGCATGGAAAAGAAAACCTGCACACTGGCTACACAGAGTAACGTCGTGATTCTCGCACAGAACAAGGAGCCGGGAATCAGTGGTCCACTGCGAATGGGTACTGGTGCAGCCGATGGTTTCATGCTGCAATACTATGAAGGCTACCCGAAACATGAAGTCGCCTGGGGCAAAATCAGCGATAAAAAACAGTGGCGTCAACTGGAAGAGATTAAAAACCTATACCATGAAACACTGTTTGGTTCGCCGGCCGTAGCGCAGAATGCCGCCGCACCATTGCTGACTTTTATCAGCGCCATATTGAATGGCACACCGTCAGATAACAAACTGGCCGCCACAGCGCAAAAAGCTAAAGTTACCGTATTGGTTGGTCATGACTCCAATATTGCCTCCCTGCTTGCCGCGATGAAAACCGCGCCTTATCAATTACCCAATCAGTATGAAAGCACCCCGATCAGCGGCAAGATCGTATTTCAGCGCTGGCATGATGAAAAAACTAATCAGGATCTGATGAAAATTGAATATGTCTATCAATCTACCGAGCAAATCCGTAACGCTACGCCGTTGTCACTGAAAAAACCGGCACAGCGGGTGACGTTGCATATTGACGGTTGTAACACTGACGCTAACGGTTTCTGTCCGATGTCGGACTTCAAGACCGCTATCGCCCATGATCTGCAAGGACAATAA
- the hypD gene encoding hydrogenase formation protein HypD, whose translation MQYVDEFRDPELAKAILQRIQALVADMPQLKTRPLQLMEVCGGHTHAIFKFGLDRLLPPEIEFVHGPGCPVCVLPMGRIDACLEIAAHPEVIFCTFGDAMRVPGRNGSLLDARRHGADIRVVYSPLDALVLAEKNPDRQVVFFGLGFETTMPSSALTLQQAKRRGIKNFTLFCQHITIIPTLRSLLQQPDLRIDGFLAPGHVSMVIGAYPYQPLCDQFHKPFVVTGFEPLDILQALLMLVQQLHDERCVVENQYRRIVPDNGNPLAQQAMDEVFEVKASSEWRGLGEIALSGMQLRETYAAFDAERRFMPQQQDVADEPLSRCGDVLTGRCKPGDCPLFGQSCTPQNAIGALMVSSEGACAAYYQYRRECA comes from the coding sequence ATGCAGTACGTTGATGAATTCCGTGATCCTGAATTAGCCAAAGCGATATTGCAGCGTATTCAGGCATTGGTAGCGGATATGCCGCAACTGAAGACGCGACCACTACAGTTGATGGAAGTCTGTGGGGGGCATACTCATGCTATCTTCAAATTTGGGCTGGATCGGCTATTGCCACCGGAAATCGAATTTGTTCATGGACCGGGCTGTCCGGTGTGTGTATTACCGATGGGGCGTATTGATGCCTGTCTGGAGATTGCCGCCCATCCAGAGGTAATTTTCTGCACGTTTGGCGATGCGATGCGCGTTCCGGGGCGCAACGGCTCATTGCTGGATGCCCGTCGCCACGGTGCGGATATCCGGGTTGTCTATTCGCCGCTGGATGCGTTGGTGTTGGCGGAAAAAAATCCTGACCGGCAGGTGGTGTTCTTTGGGCTGGGCTTTGAAACCACCATGCCCAGTTCGGCGCTGACGTTGCAGCAGGCGAAACGGCGTGGTATCAAAAATTTCACGCTATTTTGCCAGCACATCACCATTATTCCGACGCTGCGCAGTCTACTGCAACAGCCCGATTTGCGTATCGACGGTTTTCTGGCGCCAGGTCATGTCAGTATGGTCATCGGCGCGTATCCTTACCAACCGCTGTGTGACCAGTTTCATAAACCGTTTGTCGTGACGGGGTTTGAACCGCTGGATATTTTGCAGGCGTTGCTGATGCTGGTGCAACAGTTGCACGATGAACGTTGTGTGGTGGAAAACCAATACCGTCGCATTGTGCCGGATAATGGCAATCCGCTGGCTCAGCAGGCGATGGATGAGGTGTTTGAGGTCAAAGCCAGTAGTGAATGGCGTGGTCTGGGTGAAATTGCCTTGTCTGGTATGCAACTGCGTGAAACCTATGCCGCTTTCGACGCTGAGCGACGTTTCATGCCGCAGCAACAGGATGTGGCGGATGAGCCGCTTTCCCGCTGTGGTGACGTGTTGACCGGACGCTGCAAACCGGGTGATTGCCCGCTGTTTGGCCAGAGTTGCACGCCACAGAATGCCATCGGCGCGCTGATGGTGTCTTCCGAAGGGGCATGTGCTGCTTATTATCAATATCGCCGGGAGTGTGCCTGA
- the hypE gene encoding hydrogenase expression/formation protein HypE, with translation MTTVVQPKEITLAHGSGGQAMQQLIESLFLQAFDNPLLGQREDQARLPLAPLASAGDRLAFTTDSYVIDPIFFPGGDIGKLAVCGTANDVAVSGAKPLYLSCGFIIEEGLSGETLMRIVNSMAQTAREAGIQIVTGDTKVVPRGAADKIFINTAGIGVIPTDVRWGTSEIRPGDKIIVSGTLGDHGATILNLRENLGLEAELTSDCAVLEPMIAPLRQIDGVRALRDATRGGVTAILHEYAQASGCGMEVLESTIPVKPAVRGICELLGLEALNFANEGKLVLVVSLEAENAVLDALRAHPLGRDATTIGSVTEKEQVRLCGVFGATRLLDLPHSEPMPRIC, from the coding sequence ATGACGACAGTAGTTCAGCCAAAAGAGATCACGCTGGCCCACGGCAGTGGTGGTCAGGCGATGCAGCAGTTAATTGAGAGTCTGTTTTTACAAGCGTTTGATAATCCATTGTTGGGGCAACGGGAAGATCAGGCGCGTTTGCCGTTGGCGCCGTTGGCCAGTGCCGGTGACCGGCTGGCGTTTACGACTGACAGCTACGTGATTGATCCAATCTTTTTCCCCGGTGGTGACATTGGCAAGCTGGCGGTATGCGGTACGGCCAATGATGTTGCCGTCAGTGGCGCCAAACCACTTTACCTTTCCTGTGGTTTTATCATTGAGGAAGGGCTTAGCGGTGAAACGTTAATGCGCATCGTCAACTCGATGGCACAAACGGCGCGGGAAGCCGGTATTCAGATTGTGACCGGTGATACCAAAGTGGTGCCGCGCGGTGCTGCCGATAAAATTTTCATCAATACGGCGGGTATTGGTGTGATTCCGACGGACGTGCGCTGGGGGACCAGTGAAATCCGTCCCGGGGATAAGATTATTGTCAGTGGAACGCTGGGTGACCACGGTGCCACCATCCTCAATCTACGTGAGAATCTGGGGCTGGAAGCTGAGTTGACCAGTGATTGCGCGGTACTGGAACCGATGATTGCTCCGCTGCGACAGATTGACGGCGTGCGTGCGCTGCGTGATGCCACCCGCGGTGGTGTGACAGCTATTTTGCACGAGTATGCGCAAGCCAGTGGTTGTGGCATGGAGGTACTGGAAAGCACGATCCCGGTGAAACCGGCAGTGCGTGGTATCTGTGAGCTATTGGGACTGGAAGCACTGAATTTTGCCAATGAAGGCAAGCTGGTGCTGGTGGTTTCACTCGAGGCCGAAAACGCGGTACTGGATGCGTTGCGTGCTCACCCGTTGGGGCGTGATGCCACCACGATAGGTAGCGTGACAGAGAAAGAACAGGTCCGTCTGTGCGGGGTATTCGGCGCGACTCGTCTGCTGGATTTGCCGCACAGTGAGCCGATGCCGAGAATTTGCTAG